One window of Nocardia sp. NBC_00508 genomic DNA carries:
- the aroC gene encoding chorismate synthase: protein MLRWITAGESHGPALVAILEGMAAGVEVTSEEISTQLARRRLGYGRGARMKFEADKVTVVGGVRHGRTMGGPVAIEVANSEWPKWVTVMSADPVDPAELAELARNAPLTRPRPGHADYSGMLKYNFDDARNVLERASARETAARVAAGTVARNFLRQAFGVEVVSHVVSIGTAQNTTGIVPTATDLAAVDESPVRAFDKDAEAAMIAEIEAAKKDGDTLGGVVEVIIEGLPVGLGSFTSGENRLDSRLAAALMGIQAIKGVEVGDGFETARRRGSQAHDEMRPGPDGVLRSTNRAGGLEGGMTNGEALRVRAAMKPISTVPRALSTVDMTTGDEAVAIHQRSDVCAVPAAGVVAESMVALVVAQAALEKFGGDSLTETVENITSYVKRISTRPHVPTDSRSQ from the coding sequence GTGCTGCGTTGGATAACTGCCGGAGAATCCCATGGTCCCGCTCTCGTCGCCATCCTCGAGGGAATGGCGGCAGGCGTCGAGGTGACGTCCGAGGAGATCTCCACGCAGCTGGCGCGCCGCAGGCTGGGATACGGGCGCGGCGCACGGATGAAGTTCGAGGCCGACAAGGTCACCGTCGTCGGTGGTGTGCGGCATGGACGCACGATGGGCGGCCCGGTCGCCATCGAGGTGGCGAACTCCGAGTGGCCGAAGTGGGTCACGGTGATGTCGGCCGACCCGGTGGATCCGGCCGAACTCGCCGAGCTGGCGCGCAATGCTCCGCTGACCCGGCCCCGCCCCGGGCACGCCGACTACTCGGGCATGCTCAAGTACAACTTCGACGACGCCCGCAACGTGCTCGAGCGGGCCAGCGCCAGGGAGACCGCGGCCCGCGTGGCGGCGGGCACCGTGGCGCGCAACTTCCTGCGCCAGGCGTTCGGCGTCGAGGTCGTCTCGCATGTCGTTTCGATCGGCACCGCACAGAACACCACGGGCATCGTGCCGACCGCCACCGACCTCGCCGCGGTGGACGAGAGCCCGGTGCGCGCGTTCGACAAGGATGCCGAGGCGGCGATGATCGCCGAGATCGAGGCGGCAAAGAAGGACGGCGATACCCTCGGCGGCGTGGTCGAGGTGATCATCGAGGGCCTTCCGGTCGGCCTCGGCTCGTTCACCAGCGGCGAGAACCGGCTGGACTCGCGTCTCGCGGCCGCGCTCATGGGCATTCAGGCCATCAAAGGCGTGGAGGTCGGCGACGGCTTCGAAACCGCACGCCGCCGCGGCAGCCAGGCGCACGACGAGATGCGGCCCGGTCCCGACGGTGTGCTGCGCTCCACCAACCGCGCGGGCGGCTTGGAGGGGGGCATGACCAACGGCGAGGCCCTGCGCGTGCGCGCCGCGATGAAGCCGATCTCCACGGTGCCGCGTGCGCTGTCCACGGTCGATATGACCACCGGAGATGAGGCCGTGGCCATCCACCAGCGCTCGGACGTGTGCGCCGTGCCCGCCGCGGGCGTGGTCGCCGAATCCATGGTTGCCCTGGTCGTCGCGCAGGCCGCGCTGGAGAAGTTCGGTGGCGACTCGCTCACCGAGACGGTCGAGAACATCACCAGCTATGTCAAGCGCATCAGCACCCGCCCGCACGTGCCCACGGACAGTCGGTCGCAATGA
- a CDS encoding universal stress protein yields MNPRHPSRRPIVAGTDGSAESIVAVRWAAQTAALHDAPLHIQLVMESSLGPDTDDPPRPAALLRVREADEAIERAAEAAEAAAHVVRDIAIGTEIRTAHIATALIERSRNAAMLVVGTRGVGRIQRVLLGSVSTAVARDADCPVAVVPAETPLWDRASTRPVVVGVDGSSAEQAAIEVAVTEASLRGVELVAVHTWGEIEPLAATGTDWTALRRTEEAVLATSLAGWQERFPEVAIQREVVRDRPERRLLERSRDGQLLVVGNRGRGVLSRLLFGSVSEALLRSVDRAIVIAR; encoded by the coding sequence GTGAATCCGAGGCATCCATCGCGGAGGCCGATCGTCGCGGGAACCGACGGGTCTGCCGAGTCGATCGTCGCGGTGCGCTGGGCGGCACAGACCGCCGCTCTGCACGACGCGCCCCTGCACATCCAGCTCGTCATGGAGTCGTCACTGGGCCCCGATACCGACGATCCGCCGCGCCCGGCCGCACTGCTGCGAGTGCGGGAAGCGGATGAGGCGATCGAACGCGCCGCCGAAGCCGCCGAAGCCGCCGCGCACGTGGTCCGTGATATCGCCATCGGCACCGAGATCCGCACGGCGCACATCGCCACCGCCCTGATCGAGCGCTCCAGGAACGCGGCGATGCTCGTAGTCGGCACGCGCGGCGTCGGCCGGATCCAGCGCGTGCTGCTGGGATCGGTGAGCACGGCCGTCGCGCGAGACGCGGACTGCCCGGTCGCGGTGGTGCCCGCCGAGACGCCGCTGTGGGACCGGGCGAGCACCCGCCCGGTCGTCGTCGGGGTGGACGGTTCGAGCGCCGAGCAGGCCGCCATCGAGGTGGCGGTGACCGAGGCGTCCCTGCGCGGGGTCGAGCTGGTGGCGGTGCACACCTGGGGCGAGATCGAGCCGCTGGCGGCGACCGGCACCGACTGGACGGCGCTGCGTCGGACCGAGGAAGCGGTGCTGGCCACGAGCCTGGCCGGATGGCAGGAGCGGTTCCCGGAGGTGGCGATTCAGCGTGAGGTCGTCCGCGACCGTCCGGAACGCCGCTTGCTCGAACGCTCGCGCGACGGCCAACTGCTCGTCGTGGGCAACCGCGGTCGCGGTGTCTTGAGCCGCCTGCTGTTCGGCTCGGTCAGCGAGGCACTGCTGCGGTCGGTGGATCGCGCCATCGTCATCGCGCGCTGA
- a CDS encoding prepilin peptidase, producing the protein MSPFVFTALATWSAALTVLDLRERRLPNRLTGFGALAILGYALITGQFTVATLGAVFLAGPYLLVHLAAPTALGAGDVKLALGLGGAAALGGAQAWVWAALGAPALTACIASVTLAVRRLRTPGTGGPGSSRLTLPHGPSMCLSTLLALMPPTMDTS; encoded by the coding sequence ATGTCCCCCTTCGTGTTCACCGCCCTCGCCACGTGGAGTGCGGCATTGACCGTTCTCGATCTCCGCGAACGACGCCTTCCGAACAGACTGACCGGTTTTGGAGCATTGGCGATACTCGGATATGCCCTGATCACAGGGCAATTCACCGTCGCGACGCTCGGTGCGGTGTTCCTCGCGGGGCCGTATCTGCTGGTGCACCTGGCCGCACCCACCGCGCTGGGCGCGGGGGACGTCAAACTCGCGCTCGGCCTCGGCGGGGCGGCCGCGCTCGGCGGTGCGCAGGCGTGGGTCTGGGCGGCGCTCGGCGCACCGGCGCTCACGGCGTGCATCGCGTCCGTGACGCTGGCCGTTCGGCGCCTGCGCACACCGGGCACCGGAGGCCCGGGTAGCAGCCGACTCACCCTGCCGCACGGACCCTCGATGTGTCTGTCGACGCTGCTGGCACTAATGCCGCCGACGATGGACACGAGCTGA
- a CDS encoding M24 family metallopeptidase: protein MCADHQVHAPDYAARRGALRSLLVENRVDALLVTDLVNIRYLTGFTGSNAALLVHCWDTRTAEDRTVIGTDGRYRTQVAEQVPDLRAEIARATARRIVQLAGEWQLGRVGFESHTVTVDHHRGFLEQRTGLDLVATPGLVEQLRMVKDAYEVEQLRAACAAGDAGLAALLERGGLRPGRTERQVARDLEWAMFEHGAQAVSFETIVATGANSAVPHHRPTDTVLAAGDFVKLDFGAVVGGYHSDMTRTYVLGAPTDWHREVYALVQQAQRAGCDALRPGVPVADVDAASRSVIEAAGHGKLFVHGLGHGVGLQIHEAPGIAKTGTGTLLSGVAVTVEPGVYFPGRGGVRIEDTLVVREGGPELLTHTNRDLTVVD from the coding sequence ATGTGTGCTGATCACCAGGTCCACGCGCCCGACTATGCGGCGCGGCGTGGCGCGCTCCGCAGCCTGCTGGTGGAGAACAGGGTGGACGCCCTGCTGGTCACCGATCTGGTGAACATCAGGTATCTGACCGGATTCACCGGTTCCAACGCGGCGCTGCTCGTGCACTGCTGGGACACACGCACCGCCGAGGACCGCACCGTGATCGGCACCGACGGCCGGTATCGGACGCAAGTCGCCGAGCAGGTCCCGGACCTGCGCGCGGAGATCGCGCGGGCCACCGCGCGCCGGATCGTGCAATTGGCCGGGGAGTGGCAGCTCGGCCGGGTCGGCTTCGAAAGTCATACCGTCACCGTCGACCATCATCGCGGCTTTCTCGAGCAGCGGACCGGCCTGGACCTCGTCGCGACGCCCGGACTGGTCGAGCAGTTGCGCATGGTCAAGGACGCCTACGAAGTCGAACAGTTGCGCGCGGCGTGCGCGGCGGGCGACGCCGGTCTCGCCGCGCTGCTCGAGCGTGGCGGACTGCGTCCCGGCCGCACCGAGCGTCAGGTGGCGCGAGATCTGGAATGGGCCATGTTCGAGCACGGCGCCCAAGCGGTGTCGTTCGAAACCATCGTGGCGACCGGAGCGAACTCGGCTGTCCCGCATCACCGACCGACCGATACGGTGCTGGCTGCGGGTGACTTCGTCAAGCTGGACTTCGGCGCGGTGGTCGGCGGCTACCACTCCGACATGACCCGCACCTACGTGCTCGGCGCGCCGACCGACTGGCATCGGGAGGTGTACGCGCTGGTCCAGCAGGCGCAGCGCGCCGGGTGCGACGCGCTGCGACCGGGGGTTCCGGTGGCCGACGTCGACGCGGCGTCGCGGTCGGTGATCGAGGCCGCCGGGCACGGCAAGTTGTTCGTGCACGGTCTCGGGCACGGGGTGGGGCTGCAGATCCACGAAGCGCCCGGAATCGCGAAAACCGGAACCGGTACACTTCTGTCTGGCGTGGCGGTGACCGTCGAACCAGGTGTGTACTTTCCCGGCCGCGGCGGGGTCCGGATCGAGGACACGCTCGTGGTGCGCGAAGGGGGCCCGGAGCTGCTCACCCACACCAACAGAGACTTGACCGTCGTCGACTGA
- the efp gene encoding elongation factor P translates to MADTSDFKNGLVLKIDGQLQQIIEFQHVKPGKGPAFVRTKLKNVVSGKVVDKTFNAGVKVETANVDRRDMTYLYHDGTDYVFMDGETFDQISIAEETIGGGARFLLENMTVQVATHEGAPLYVELPVSVELEVTHTDIGLQGDRSTGGTKPATLETGAEVQVPLFINTGDKLRIDSRDGSYLGRVNA, encoded by the coding sequence GTGGCGGACACCAGCGACTTCAAGAACGGCCTTGTGCTGAAGATCGACGGTCAGCTCCAGCAGATCATCGAATTCCAGCACGTCAAGCCGGGCAAGGGCCCCGCCTTCGTGCGGACCAAGCTGAAGAACGTCGTGTCCGGCAAGGTGGTCGACAAGACCTTCAACGCCGGCGTGAAGGTCGAGACCGCCAACGTCGACCGCCGCGACATGACCTACCTCTACCACGACGGCACCGACTACGTCTTCATGGACGGCGAGACCTTCGACCAGATCTCCATCGCCGAGGAGACCATCGGCGGCGGCGCCCGCTTCCTGCTGGAGAACATGACCGTGCAGGTCGCCACGCACGAGGGCGCGCCGCTGTACGTCGAGCTGCCGGTCTCGGTCGAGCTCGAGGTCACCCACACCGATATCGGCCTGCAGGGCGACCGTTCCACCGGCGGCACCAAACCCGCCACCCTGGAGACCGGCGCCGAGGTGCAGGTTCCGCTGTTCATCAACACCGGCGACAAGCTGCGGATCGACTCGCGCGACGGCAGCTACCTCGGCCGGGTCAACGCCTGA
- the nusB gene encoding transcription antitermination factor NusB: MADQPGDKKSTYKKLGARHKARRRAVDLLFEAEARDIDAADLLDERAELATRDQAVAPVHAYTRILVEGVADDLDRVDGTIESYLQDWTLSRLPAVDRAILRIAVWELFHATDVPPVVAVDEAVELAKELSTDDSPSFVNGVLGQVVLVAPQVRAAAAATRAPRREPEA; this comes from the coding sequence GTGGCGGACCAGCCCGGGGACAAGAAGTCCACATACAAGAAGCTCGGCGCGCGGCACAAGGCCCGCCGCCGTGCGGTCGATCTGTTGTTCGAGGCGGAGGCCAGGGACATAGACGCCGCCGACCTGCTCGACGAGCGCGCCGAGCTGGCCACCCGCGACCAGGCGGTCGCGCCGGTGCACGCCTATACCCGCATCCTGGTCGAGGGCGTCGCCGACGACCTCGACCGGGTGGACGGCACCATCGAGTCCTACCTGCAGGACTGGACCCTGTCGCGGCTTCCGGCGGTGGATCGGGCGATTCTGCGCATCGCGGTGTGGGAGTTGTTCCACGCGACCGACGTCCCACCGGTCGTCGCCGTCGACGAGGCGGTGGAGCTGGCCAAGGAGCTGTCCACCGACGACTCTCCGTCCTTCGTCAACGGGGTGCTCGGTCAGGTCGTCCTGGTGGCGCCGCAGGTGCGCGCCGCGGCGGCCGCCACCCGCGCACCGCGCCGGGAGCCCGAGGCGTGA
- a CDS encoding YciI family protein: MNKYLVLVMRTPRFDAAVIEPHRQFLQWLHERGQLQESGRFTDGTGGAYVIYAENLDAAREIAFADPVHTTGASELTVHEWEITAPS, translated from the coding sequence GTGAACAAGTACCTCGTCCTGGTGATGCGCACGCCGCGGTTCGACGCCGCCGTCATCGAACCGCACCGGCAGTTCCTGCAGTGGCTGCACGAGCGCGGGCAGCTGCAGGAGAGCGGCCGCTTCACCGACGGCACCGGTGGCGCATATGTCATCTACGCCGAAAACCTCGACGCCGCACGGGAAATCGCGTTCGCCGATCCCGTGCATACAACGGGCGCCTCGGAACTCACCGTCCACGAGTGGGAAATCACCGCGCCGAGCTGA
- a CDS encoding SLC13 family permease, with the protein MPELVDSSPRNPAARATTQATSPGFRLSIPDVVRLGLLAAGLLCVLTGLLPRDEAAANMRRIGPLLLFLGSVIVLAELTRKAKVFDAIAHRFAILGRGRYPALFGLCVLFASATTILLNLDTTAVLITPVMLALAAPARIPPLPLAMTTLWLANTASLLLPVSNLTNLLAADRVALTATEFAARMWAPQLVSIAATMACLWLWYWRRERRKTDRYVPPEPIRPANSRERALSSTTAGACLLFILAIPLVGDRIGIAATLAAAIAVTAFAVFDRSALRLSLVPWRLLVFVVGLFLVVPTLSRFGLADSMHALIGTDSGASGAFRAAAAGATLGNLANNLPAYTAGEAVIPTQNGDQLLALLIGTNIGPIVTPWGSLATLLCLEFCRTHGVRVPMRRFVVTGLVLAIVATAGAVAGLLVTG; encoded by the coding sequence ATGCCCGAACTGGTCGATTCCTCCCCGCGGAACCCAGCCGCGCGTGCGACGACACAGGCGACCTCCCCCGGATTCCGGCTGAGCATCCCGGACGTGGTCCGGCTGGGGTTGTTGGCGGCCGGTCTGCTGTGCGTGCTCACCGGGCTGCTGCCCCGCGATGAGGCCGCCGCGAACATGCGCCGGATCGGCCCGCTCCTACTGTTTCTCGGCAGCGTCATCGTGCTGGCCGAACTCACCAGGAAGGCCAAGGTCTTCGACGCCATCGCCCATCGCTTCGCGATTCTCGGTCGCGGGCGCTACCCGGCGTTGTTCGGCCTCTGCGTGCTGTTCGCCTCGGCCACCACGATCCTGCTGAATCTCGACACCACGGCCGTGCTGATCACCCCGGTCATGCTGGCACTCGCGGCGCCCGCCCGGATTCCGCCGCTGCCGCTGGCCATGACCACCCTCTGGCTCGCCAACACCGCGAGCCTGCTGCTACCGGTCTCCAACCTCACCAACCTGCTCGCCGCCGATCGGGTGGCACTCACCGCGACCGAATTCGCGGCGCGGATGTGGGCGCCGCAACTGGTTTCGATCGCCGCGACGATGGCGTGCCTCTGGCTGTGGTACTGGCGGCGCGAACGACGGAAAACCGACCGCTATGTGCCACCCGAACCGATCCGCCCGGCGAATTCCCGGGAGCGCGCGCTGTCATCGACCACGGCGGGGGCCTGCCTGCTGTTCATCCTCGCGATTCCCCTTGTCGGTGATCGGATCGGCATCGCAGCCACCCTCGCAGCCGCCATCGCGGTGACGGCGTTCGCCGTCTTCGACCGCAGCGCCTTGCGCCTGTCGCTGGTCCCATGGCGGCTGCTCGTTTTCGTGGTCGGCCTGTTCCTGGTCGTGCCCACTCTGAGCCGATTCGGCCTCGCCGATTCGATGCACGCTTTGATCGGCACCGACTCCGGTGCGTCCGGTGCATTCCGGGCCGCCGCGGCGGGCGCCACCCTCGGCAATCTCGCCAACAACTTGCCGGCCTACACCGCGGGCGAAGCGGTGATTCCCACGCAGAACGGCGACCAGCTTCTCGCACTGCTCATCGGCACCAATATCGGCCCGATCGTCACACCGTGGGGCTCGCTCGCCACGCTGCTGTGCCTGGAGTTCTGCCGTACACACGGCGTGCGCGTCCCTATGCGGCGTTTCGTCGTGACCGGCCTCGTCCTCGCCATCGTCGCCACCGCAGGCGCCGTCGCGGGGCTGTTGGTCACGGGCTAG
- a CDS encoding DMT family transporter yields the protein MTIMVGLVFLFILVGGGLRSAEAGCQNTLMNHIRNMWLCAVISYAVALTGFSVFLALSSKTPWPSLDDVRNMPWWAPFGGLLGGAAVIGMIAVARYVGVATFSALVIIGEMVVALIMDHFGLMGFEERSASLPRLVACGLITLAIYLMAEEPAAGERSASVT from the coding sequence ATGACCATCATGGTTGGACTGGTATTTCTCTTCATCCTGGTCGGCGGTGGCCTACGGTCGGCCGAAGCAGGCTGCCAGAACACCTTGATGAACCACATCCGGAACATGTGGCTCTGCGCGGTGATCTCGTATGCCGTTGCGCTGACCGGATTTTCCGTCTTCCTCGCACTGTCCTCGAAGACGCCGTGGCCGAGTCTCGACGACGTGCGGAACATGCCGTGGTGGGCGCCGTTCGGTGGCCTGTTGGGCGGAGCGGCGGTGATCGGCATGATCGCCGTCGCCCGATACGTCGGCGTGGCGACGTTCAGTGCACTCGTGATCATCGGCGAGATGGTGGTCGCCCTGATCATGGATCACTTCGGACTCATGGGATTCGAGGAGCGGTCCGCCAGCCTTCCCCGTCTCGTGGCATGCGGGTTGATCACGCTCGCGATCTATCTGATGGCTGAGGAACCCGCGGCGGGCGAGCGCAGCGCCAGCGTGACCTGA
- a CDS encoding DMT family transporter, producing the protein MFILVGGALRSVEAGCQNSLKLALKNVWLCGVISYAVAFTGFAIFLVVSLVVSADRPWPSRADIRSMPRWAPFGGLLGGAAILAMIAVASDVGASTFNALIIAGQMFGALAIDHFGLMGFPRRAVSPKRVAACAMIITGIYLMAAY; encoded by the coding sequence GTGTTCATCCTCGTCGGCGGCGCGCTCCGGTCGGTCGAGGCCGGTTGCCAGAACTCGCTGAAGCTCGCGCTGAAAAATGTCTGGTTGTGCGGCGTGATCTCCTACGCCGTGGCCTTCACGGGTTTCGCGATCTTCTTGGTGGTGTCGCTGGTGGTTTCCGCCGACCGGCCGTGGCCGAGCAGGGCGGATATCCGGAGCATGCCCCGGTGGGCGCCGTTCGGCGGGCTACTCGGCGGGGCGGCCATCCTGGCGATGATCGCCGTGGCTTCCGATGTCGGAGCCAGCACCTTCAATGCCCTGATCATCGCCGGGCAGATGTTCGGCGCCCTCGCGATCGACCACTTCGGACTGATGGGCTTCCCGCGGCGGGCGGTGAGCCCCAAGCGCGTCGCAGCGTGCGCCATGATCATTACCGGCATCTATCTGATGGCGGCCTACTGA
- a CDS encoding DUF4334 domain-containing protein, whose translation MGANEPTVTDIRSAEEALALFDRLPAARVAEITTGRWRGEELHTGHSLDGVLGASGWYGKQFDGPDSVHPLLFTAGGAVFPVDPRRVPLALAGRVPLSGVRAMRKMLPILRPALRTHAPTARLREVEYRGVTSAGMIYDHLPIIDHFRRADEHTLLGVMDLRGLAEPYFFVLRRETRLRSPRNRTTVADPGPAPPAPH comes from the coding sequence ATGGGCGCGAACGAGCCGACCGTGACGGACATCCGTAGCGCGGAGGAGGCGTTGGCGCTGTTCGACCGCCTGCCCGCGGCACGGGTCGCGGAGATCACGACAGGACGTTGGCGCGGCGAAGAACTGCATACCGGTCACTCACTCGACGGCGTGCTCGGAGCCTCCGGGTGGTACGGCAAGCAGTTCGATGGTCCCGACAGCGTGCATCCGCTGCTGTTCACCGCGGGGGGTGCGGTATTTCCGGTCGATCCGCGCCGGGTTCCGCTCGCACTGGCCGGCCGGGTTCCGCTGTCCGGGGTGCGCGCGATGCGCAAGATGCTGCCGATCCTCAGGCCCGCGTTGCGAACCCACGCCCCGACCGCGCGTCTGCGCGAGGTGGAGTATCGCGGCGTGACCAGTGCCGGGATGATCTACGACCATCTCCCGATCATCGATCACTTCCGGCGCGCCGACGAGCACACCCTGCTCGGCGTGATGGACCTGCGCGGCTTGGCCGAACCGTATTTCTTCGTCCTGCGCAGGGAAACTCGACTGAGGTCGCCGCGGAACCGGACGACCGTTGCCGATCCCGGTCCGGCGCCGCCCGCCCCGCACTAG
- a CDS encoding FAD-dependent oxidoreductase has translation MERTTCLVVGGGPAGMILGLLLARAGVEVTVLEKHKDFLRDFRGDTVHPTTLDLLDELGLGAEFAKLPARKVDQVQLPVAGGVQTLVTLKNLPGKHKYIAMVPQWDLLDLLARAAEAEPTFRLRMNTEATDLIWIDGRVGGVAYRTLDGATGAIEADLTVACDGRGSLLRSAAGLPTRKWSTPMDVWWFRLPRNEIDPAGALPIVTARRVAVLLDRGDYWQCATLIAKGADESARRGPVEDIMRTLADAAPWLRDRLDALTSWDEVKLLDVKLDRLTKWYTNGLLCLGDAAHAMSPAGGVGINLAVQDAVAAARILAAPLLSGTVGTRELAKVQRRRRFPTVVTQAVQRFLHTWAITPALEGRIDIAGSPRAPLPVRILRRIPVLRSVPPFLIARGVRPEHAPHFARCV, from the coding sequence ATGGAGCGCACGACCTGCCTGGTGGTCGGCGGGGGACCGGCCGGAATGATCCTCGGACTGCTGCTGGCCCGCGCAGGCGTCGAGGTCACGGTGCTGGAGAAGCACAAGGACTTCCTGCGGGACTTCCGCGGCGACACCGTGCATCCCACCACCCTCGACCTGCTCGACGAACTGGGTCTCGGCGCTGAGTTCGCGAAACTGCCCGCGCGCAAAGTGGATCAGGTGCAACTGCCGGTCGCGGGCGGCGTGCAGACCCTCGTCACGCTGAAGAATCTGCCGGGCAAGCACAAATACATCGCCATGGTCCCGCAATGGGATCTGCTGGATCTGCTCGCGCGCGCCGCCGAGGCCGAGCCGACCTTCCGGCTCCGGATGAACACCGAGGCCACCGACCTGATCTGGATCGACGGAAGGGTCGGCGGTGTCGCCTACCGGACCCTGGACGGCGCGACCGGCGCGATCGAGGCCGACCTCACCGTGGCCTGCGACGGCCGTGGTTCACTGCTGCGGTCGGCGGCGGGACTGCCGACCCGCAAGTGGTCGACGCCGATGGACGTGTGGTGGTTTCGTCTGCCGCGCAACGAGATCGATCCCGCGGGCGCGCTGCCGATCGTCACCGCCCGGCGAGTGGCGGTCCTGCTCGACCGCGGCGACTACTGGCAGTGCGCGACCCTGATCGCCAAGGGCGCCGACGAGTCCGCCCGCCGCGGGCCGGTCGAGGACATCATGCGCACCCTGGCCGATGCCGCCCCGTGGCTTCGCGACCGCCTCGACGCCTTGACCAGCTGGGACGAGGTGAAACTGCTGGATGTGAAGCTCGACCGCCTGACCAAGTGGTACACCAACGGCCTGCTCTGCCTCGGCGACGCCGCCCATGCCATGTCCCCGGCCGGCGGCGTCGGCATCAATCTGGCGGTGCAGGATGCCGTTGCCGCGGCGAGAATTCTTGCCGCGCCGCTGCTCTCGGGAACCGTGGGAACCAGGGAGCTGGCGAAGGTGCAGCGACGGCGGAGGTTCCCGACCGTGGTGACCCAGGCGGTGCAACGGTTCCTGCACACCTGGGCCATCACCCCGGCCCTCGAGGGGCGCATCGATATCGCCGGTTCCCCTCGCGCACCCTTGCCGGTGCGCATCCTGCGCCGAATTCCGGTGCTGCGCAGCGTCCCACCGTTCCTGATCGCCCGCGGCGTGCGACCCGAACACGCACCACACTTCGCGCGCTGTGTGTGA
- a CDS encoding serpin family protein, with translation MRTSLELHVGAANALTARWCAEVSQRDFVVSGAGVWPLLALLASAAEGSARDELAAAIGVPGANGQDAGLRLLRDIEGAEAVSAALGVWVRHDLPLHEEWSGRLPAGVLARLAGQAELDGWAARHTDGLIERFPLSVNPDTLMVLATALVAKTRWRVPFEVGMLAPKDGPWQGHRGPGLSRTSTGLTNAAILDAPQPVTRVIVEGAADLDVHLLLGPSAPGTVLGTGLAALSDAVPIRTGLPVGTEGPGLTVRTEEVPANADQLRLRLPPFEVRSTHDLLAGPGLFGLTAATDCTSGHFPAISPVPLCVGQGAQEVLARFSHDGFEAAAVTAFGLRAASAALRNYQATVMSVTFDRPFGFLAVHRPTGLAVVAGWIATPPTSPPAGSA, from the coding sequence GTGCGGACTTCTCTGGAACTCCATGTCGGGGCCGCGAACGCGCTCACCGCTCGATGGTGCGCGGAGGTGAGCCAGCGGGACTTCGTCGTGTCCGGGGCGGGGGTGTGGCCGTTGCTGGCCCTGCTCGCTTCCGCGGCGGAGGGTTCAGCACGGGACGAACTCGCGGCGGCGATCGGAGTGCCCGGGGCGAACGGGCAGGACGCAGGGTTGCGGCTGCTGCGCGACATCGAAGGCGCGGAGGCGGTATCAGCCGCGCTCGGGGTGTGGGTGCGCCACGATCTTCCGCTGCACGAGGAGTGGTCGGGGCGACTGCCCGCGGGCGTCCTCGCGCGATTGGCCGGGCAGGCCGAACTCGACGGCTGGGCGGCCCGGCACACCGACGGGCTCATCGAGCGATTCCCCCTCTCGGTGAATCCCGACACGCTGATGGTGCTCGCCACCGCGCTTGTCGCGAAGACCCGGTGGCGCGTGCCATTCGAGGTCGGGATGCTGGCCCCGAAAGACGGCCCGTGGCAGGGACATCGCGGGCCCGGGTTGTCCCGGACGAGCACCGGCCTCACGAACGCGGCGATTCTGGACGCCCCGCAACCGGTTACCCGAGTCATCGTCGAAGGGGCCGCCGATCTCGACGTCCACCTCCTCCTCGGCCCGAGCGCGCCCGGCACCGTACTCGGAACGGGTTTGGCGGCCCTGTCCGACGCGGTGCCGATCCGTACCGGCCTGCCGGTCGGGACCGAAGGGCCGGGGCTCACCGTGCGCACCGAGGAGGTCCCGGCCAACGCCGACCAGCTGCGACTTCGGCTGCCACCTTTCGAGGTGCGATCCACCCACGATCTGCTCGCCGGGCCCGGATTGTTCGGCCTGACCGCCGCGACCGACTGCACCAGTGGTCATTTCCCCGCGATCTCCCCCGTGCCGCTGTGCGTCGGCCAAGGAGCCCAAGAGGTTCTGGCCCGGTTCAGCCACGATGGTTTCGAAGCCGCCGCGGTGACCGCGTTCGGCTTACGCGCGGCGAGCGCGGCACTGCGGAACTACCAGGCGACCGTCATGTCGGTAACGTTCGACCGGCCCTTCGGATTCCTCGCCGTACACCGCCCGACGGGATTGGCAGTCGTCGCGGGCTGGATTGCCACCCCACCCACCTCACCTCCCGCCGGCTCGGCGTAA